A genomic region of Gemmata massiliana contains the following coding sequences:
- a CDS encoding YaiI/YqxD family protein, with amino-acid sequence MLTIYIDADACPVKDEVYKVARRHAMKVLVVANSTMRVPVEPLVELVVRAGFGAADDWIAGEIGPCDICITSDVPLAARCVANGAVTLDPKGRLLDANSIGEAVATRDLMEELRAMGQAAGGPAPMTPKDRSRFLAKLDEAVNAARRAASR; translated from the coding sequence ATGCTAACGATTTACATCGATGCCGATGCGTGTCCTGTTAAAGACGAAGTGTACAAAGTCGCGCGGCGCCACGCGATGAAGGTGCTCGTCGTTGCCAATAGCACGATGCGCGTGCCCGTTGAGCCATTGGTCGAACTGGTCGTGCGCGCGGGGTTCGGTGCGGCCGACGACTGGATCGCGGGCGAAATCGGGCCGTGTGATATCTGCATCACGTCTGACGTTCCGCTGGCCGCACGCTGCGTCGCGAACGGGGCCGTGACCCTCGATCCGAAGGGCCGGTTACTCGACGCTAACAGCATCGGTGAAGCGGTTGCCACGCGCGACCTGATGGAAGAGTTGCGGGCTATGGGACAAGCGGCCGGCGGACCGGCGCCAATGACCCCAAAGGACCGCTCCCGGTTTCTGGCGAAACTCGATGAAGCGGTTAACGCCGCGCGCCGGGCTGCGTCGAGGTAA
- the fusA gene encoding elongation factor G: MLDKVRNIGIMAHVDAGKTTTTERILYYSGTKHKVGDVDDGDTTTDFDPLERQKGITINSAAVSIDWKDRADNDIAINIIDTPGHVDFTAEVERSLRVLDGAVGVFCAKGGVEVQSETVWRQATKYKVPRLAYVNKLDRMGANFWACVEQMKTKLHANPVVVTIPAGQDNALEGIIDLIEMKLITRDLNDKTHQKFFETDVPEKYLEEAQKRREQMLDGVSAASDEITELILEGKDVPVDLIRKALRKGTLDGTFTPVHCGSSKMFHGVQHLLDLVVDCLPSPIDRPPVDGLHPKTKDALVRKPDSKEPMSALAFKTVAETNGDLVYIRVYSGEMKPGESYTNTTNGKKERIARFYRMMGDKRIALEKASPGDIVAAMGLSETYTGNTLSDPDQPIALEAIQFPKPVVSQALAFSKTLDSGKVGEALNRLVRDDPTLKTHTDEETKDTIISGMGELHLEISIEKLKRAVGVPQEDTKLITLGKPRVAYRQCLARSVDFEYKFQKQTGGRGKFAVIVVKYTPLTPEQIQEKVAEIEELNDPKVKPDPNNVYFVNAITQGSIDKQYIPSVEEGLREGAKKGYKYPFPFVDLEFNLHFGKMHDVDSSQDAFYLCALEAFREAQERGGIELREPVMKVVVVSPKEYQGQISGNISSKRGLIEETSEDKGVAQVVAKVPLANLFGYTNDLRSATKGQASFSMEFSHYASVPVELADIPKPDAKK, from the coding sequence ATGCTCGACAAAGTACGCAACATCGGGATCATGGCTCACGTGGACGCTGGCAAAACCACCACCACGGAGCGGATCCTGTACTACAGCGGCACCAAGCACAAGGTCGGCGACGTCGATGACGGTGACACCACCACGGACTTCGACCCGCTGGAGCGGCAGAAGGGGATCACGATCAACTCGGCCGCCGTCTCCATCGACTGGAAGGACCGCGCGGACAACGACATCGCCATCAACATCATCGACACCCCGGGCCACGTGGACTTCACGGCCGAGGTGGAGCGGTCGCTGCGCGTCCTCGACGGCGCCGTCGGCGTGTTCTGCGCCAAGGGCGGGGTCGAGGTGCAGTCGGAAACGGTTTGGCGCCAGGCCACCAAGTACAAGGTGCCCCGGCTCGCCTACGTGAACAAGCTCGACCGCATGGGCGCCAACTTCTGGGCGTGCGTCGAGCAGATGAAGACCAAGCTCCACGCGAACCCGGTGGTGGTCACCATCCCGGCCGGGCAGGACAACGCGCTCGAGGGCATCATCGACCTGATCGAGATGAAGCTCATCACGCGCGACCTGAACGACAAGACGCACCAGAAGTTCTTCGAGACGGACGTCCCGGAGAAGTATCTGGAAGAGGCGCAGAAGCGCCGCGAGCAGATGCTCGACGGGGTGTCCGCCGCGTCCGACGAGATCACGGAACTGATCCTCGAGGGCAAGGACGTTCCGGTGGACCTGATCCGCAAGGCGCTCCGCAAGGGGACGCTGGACGGGACGTTCACGCCGGTCCACTGCGGTAGCTCGAAGATGTTCCACGGCGTGCAGCACCTGCTGGACCTCGTGGTGGACTGTCTGCCGTCGCCGATCGACCGGCCGCCGGTGGACGGGTTGCACCCGAAGACCAAGGACGCGCTCGTCCGCAAGCCGGACTCGAAAGAGCCCATGAGTGCGCTGGCGTTCAAGACGGTGGCCGAGACCAACGGCGACCTCGTGTACATCCGCGTGTACTCGGGCGAGATGAAGCCGGGCGAGTCGTACACGAACACCACCAACGGGAAGAAGGAGCGCATCGCGCGGTTCTACCGCATGATGGGCGACAAGCGCATCGCGCTCGAGAAGGCCAGCCCGGGCGACATCGTCGCGGCGATGGGCCTGTCGGAAACGTACACGGGTAACACCCTGTCCGACCCCGACCAGCCGATCGCCCTCGAAGCGATCCAGTTCCCGAAGCCCGTGGTGTCGCAGGCGCTGGCGTTCAGCAAGACGCTGGACAGCGGCAAGGTGGGCGAGGCGCTCAACCGCCTCGTGCGCGACGACCCCACTTTGAAGACGCACACGGACGAGGAAACGAAGGACACGATCATCAGCGGGATGGGCGAGTTGCACCTGGAAATCAGCATCGAGAAACTGAAGCGCGCCGTCGGCGTGCCGCAGGAAGACACGAAGCTGATTACCCTGGGCAAGCCGCGCGTCGCGTACCGCCAGTGCCTGGCGCGGTCGGTGGACTTCGAGTACAAGTTCCAGAAGCAAACCGGTGGCCGCGGTAAGTTCGCCGTGATCGTGGTGAAGTACACGCCGCTCACCCCGGAACAGATCCAGGAGAAGGTGGCGGAGATCGAAGAACTGAACGACCCGAAGGTGAAGCCGGACCCGAACAACGTCTACTTCGTGAACGCCATCACCCAGGGCTCGATCGACAAGCAGTACATTCCGAGCGTGGAGGAGGGGCTCCGGGAAGGCGCGAAGAAGGGGTACAAGTACCCGTTCCCGTTCGTGGACCTGGAGTTCAACCTGCACTTCGGGAAGATGCACGACGTGGACTCGTCGCAGGACGCCTTCTACCTGTGCGCCCTCGAAGCGTTCCGCGAGGCCCAGGAGCGCGGCGGCATCGAGCTGCGCGAGCCGGTCATGAAGGTGGTCGTGGTCTCGCCGAAGGAGTACCAGGGCCAGATCTCCGGGAACATCAGCAGCAAGCGCGGGCTGATCGAGGAAACGAGCGAAGACAAGGGCGTGGCCCAGGTCGTCGCGAAGGTGCCGCTGGCGAACCTGTTCGGGTACACCAACGACCTCCGCAGCGCGACGAAGGGGCAGGCGAGCTTCTCGATGGAGTTCAGCCACTACGCCTCGGTGCCGGTCGAACTGGCCGACATCCCGAAGCCCGACGCGAAGAAGTAA